A part of Cystobacter fuscus DSM 2262 genomic DNA contains:
- a CDS encoding monovalent cation/H+ antiporter subunit A, with translation MPLLALLVIPWVSGVIAALLPTSARNRAAGLSGLTALVGLVGVALHFPSVQGGGTRVEHFAWVPSLGLNLVLRLDGLSWTFCVLVLGIGALVMLYARYYLSPSDPVPRFFAFLLAFMGAMLGVVLSGNLLQLAFFWELTSLFSFLLIGYWNQRKDAQRGARMALTVTGMGGLCLLAGLLVLGQVAGSYELEALFGSAQRIKAHPLYPVALGLLLLGAFTKSAQFPFHFWLPNAMAAPTPVSAYLHSATMVKLGVFLLARLWPVLSGTETWFWLTGSAGLVTLLLGAWAALFQNDLKGLLAYSTISHLGLVVLLLGLNSPLAAVAAVFHLMNHAAFKASLFMAVGIIDHETGTRDIRRLSGLFRFMPITGTLALVATAAMAGVPLLNGFLSKEMFFAETVFIDAIPAVQWGLPVAATLAGMGSVAYSLRFAVKVFFGPVSALNTPRAPEEPPNWLRVPAEVLVLLCLVVGVAPAVSIGPILEAASRSVVGGQVPPYSLKIWHGFTPPLLMSALALGGGGVLYLLVQRLEAGRVRLGGRFVERFDGARLFTSLLAWLTALSRWLRRWLLTTGLQRQLLAMVLVTLLVGVLALWGGLGKGDRPRVPLSPVFIALWVVGGVAALGAAWQAKFHRLAALMLSGTAGAVSCVTFIWFSAPDLALTQLTVEVVTTLLILLGLRWLPPREPARGVYDAHTRRIARGRRARDFLIAVSAGCAMALLAYAVMTRELPERTSFFLENALSGGGGRNVVNVMLVDFRGFDTFGEGVVLALVALTVYALLRRFRPAHEVMELPPQQQALPKDLRTDLVNPRMAQDTAVGYLMVPAVLVRLLLPVSGVVAAFFFLRGHNAPGGGFVAGLVMSVGFLLQYIVSGTEWVEQRLRLAPRVLIGVGLLFVLGTASGSFVVGYPLLTSHTFHVSVPVLGELHIGSAMFFDLGVFCLVLGSTLLILVAIAHQSIRAHRASGGD, from the coding sequence ATGCCACTCCTTGCGCTCCTGGTCATTCCCTGGGTCTCCGGTGTCATCGCGGCACTGCTGCCCACGAGTGCCCGGAATCGCGCGGCGGGGCTCTCGGGCCTCACGGCACTGGTGGGCCTGGTGGGCGTGGCGCTCCACTTCCCGAGCGTCCAGGGCGGAGGCACGCGGGTCGAGCACTTCGCGTGGGTGCCCTCGCTCGGGCTCAACCTCGTGTTGCGGCTCGACGGCCTGTCCTGGACATTCTGCGTGCTCGTCCTGGGCATCGGCGCGCTGGTGATGCTGTATGCGCGCTACTACCTCTCGCCGTCGGATCCCGTGCCGAGGTTCTTCGCGTTCCTCCTGGCCTTCATGGGGGCGATGCTGGGCGTGGTCCTCTCGGGAAACCTGCTGCAGCTGGCCTTCTTCTGGGAGCTGACCTCCCTCTTCTCGTTCCTGCTCATTGGCTACTGGAACCAGCGCAAGGACGCACAGCGCGGGGCTCGGATGGCGCTCACGGTCACCGGCATGGGAGGCCTGTGCCTCCTGGCGGGATTGCTGGTGCTCGGCCAGGTGGCCGGCAGCTACGAACTGGAGGCCCTCTTCGGGAGCGCGCAGCGGATCAAGGCCCACCCGCTCTACCCCGTGGCGTTGGGCCTCCTCCTTCTTGGCGCGTTCACGAAGAGCGCCCAGTTTCCCTTCCATTTCTGGCTCCCGAACGCGATGGCGGCTCCGACGCCGGTGTCGGCGTATCTGCACTCGGCGACCATGGTGAAGCTGGGCGTGTTCCTGCTGGCGCGGCTGTGGCCGGTGCTCTCGGGGACGGAGACGTGGTTCTGGCTCACCGGCTCCGCGGGGCTCGTCACGCTGCTGCTCGGCGCGTGGGCGGCGCTGTTCCAGAACGACCTGAAGGGACTGCTTGCCTACTCCACCATCTCGCACCTCGGGCTGGTGGTGTTGCTGCTGGGGCTCAACAGCCCGCTCGCGGCGGTGGCGGCGGTGTTCCACCTCATGAACCACGCGGCCTTCAAGGCGTCGCTGTTCATGGCGGTGGGGATCATCGATCATGAGACGGGGACGCGGGACATCCGGCGGCTGTCGGGGCTCTTCCGCTTCATGCCCATCACCGGCACGCTCGCGCTCGTCGCCACGGCGGCGATGGCGGGAGTCCCGCTGCTCAATGGCTTCTTGTCCAAGGAGATGTTCTTCGCCGAGACCGTCTTCATCGACGCCATCCCCGCCGTCCAGTGGGGCCTGCCGGTCGCGGCGACCCTGGCCGGCATGGGGAGCGTCGCCTACTCGCTCCGGTTCGCGGTGAAGGTGTTCTTCGGGCCCGTCAGCGCGCTGAACACCCCACGTGCCCCGGAGGAGCCTCCCAACTGGCTGCGCGTCCCCGCCGAGGTGCTGGTCCTCCTGTGCCTGGTGGTGGGGGTGGCGCCAGCGGTGTCGATCGGTCCCATCCTCGAGGCCGCGTCCCGGTCGGTCGTGGGTGGGCAGGTTCCTCCGTACAGCCTCAAGATCTGGCATGGGTTCACCCCCCCGCTCCTCATGAGCGCGCTGGCGCTCGGTGGTGGCGGGGTGCTGTACCTGCTGGTCCAGAGGCTGGAGGCGGGGCGGGTGCGCCTCGGAGGCCGCTTCGTGGAGCGGTTCGATGGCGCGAGGCTCTTCACCTCACTGCTGGCGTGGCTCACCGCGCTGAGCAGATGGCTTCGCCGTTGGCTGCTCACCACGGGGCTCCAGCGGCAGCTGTTGGCGATGGTGCTGGTCACGCTGCTCGTGGGCGTCTTGGCGCTTTGGGGGGGGCTAGGCAAGGGGGATCGTCCACGGGTGCCGCTCTCTCCGGTGTTCATCGCGCTCTGGGTGGTGGGCGGCGTCGCGGCGCTGGGGGCGGCATGGCAGGCGAAGTTCCACCGGCTCGCCGCGCTGATGCTCTCGGGGACCGCGGGCGCGGTGAGCTGTGTCACCTTCATCTGGTTCTCCGCTCCGGATCTGGCGCTCACCCAGCTCACCGTCGAGGTGGTGACGACGCTGCTCATCCTGCTCGGGCTCAGGTGGCTCCCACCGCGAGAGCCGGCTCGCGGCGTGTACGACGCGCATACCCGGCGGATTGCCAGGGGCCGGCGAGCCCGCGACTTCCTCATCGCGGTGAGCGCCGGTTGCGCCATGGCGCTCCTCGCCTACGCGGTGATGACGCGCGAACTCCCCGAGCGCACCTCCTTCTTCCTGGAGAACGCGCTGAGCGGCGGAGGCGGGCGGAACGTGGTGAACGTGATGTTGGTGGACTTCCGCGGGTTCGACACCTTCGGGGAAGGGGTGGTGCTGGCACTCGTCGCGCTCACGGTCTACGCGCTCCTGCGGCGCTTCCGGCCAGCGCACGAGGTGATGGAGCTTCCGCCACAGCAGCAGGCGCTGCCGAAGGACCTGCGCACGGACCTGGTGAACCCACGCATGGCGCAGGACACGGCGGTGGGGTACCTGATGGTCCCGGCGGTGCTGGTCCGCCTGCTGCTGCCCGTATCGGGAGTCGTGGCGGCGTTCTTCTTCCTGCGTGGGCACAACGCGCCAGGGGGTGGGTTCGTGGCGGGGCTGGTGATGTCGGTGGGCTTTTTGCTCCAGTACATCGTCTCCGGGACCGAGTGGGTCGAGCAGCGGCTGCGCCTCGCGCCGCGCGTGCTGATCGGCGTCGGTCTCCTGTTTGTTCTCGGCACGGCCTCGGGATCGTTCGTGGTCGGGTATCCGCTCCTCACCTCGCACACCTTCCACGTGAGCGTGCCGGTGCTGGGCGAGCTCCACATCGGAAGCGCGATGTTCTTCGACCTGGGCGTGTTCTGTCTGGTGCTGGGCTCCACGTTGCTCATCCTCGTGGCGATCGCCCACCAGTCGATCCGTGCTCACCGGGCCTCGGGAGGTGACTGA
- a CDS encoding K+/H+ antiporter subunit F → MSPLLSWALVFALGCLAFAMMLALARMIVGPRAEDRVLAFDCLYQNTMLVILALGLVYRSSSYFEAALLIALFGFVGSTAMSKFLLRGEIIE, encoded by the coding sequence ATGAGCCCTCTGCTCTCCTGGGCGCTGGTCTTCGCCCTCGGCTGTCTTGCCTTCGCGATGATGCTGGCGCTGGCACGGATGATTGTTGGGCCCCGGGCGGAGGACCGCGTGTTGGCGTTCGACTGTCTGTACCAGAACACGATGCTGGTCATCCTCGCGCTTGGGCTCGTCTATCGCAGCAGCTCCTACTTCGAGGCGGCGCTCTTGATCGCCCTCTTCGGGTTCGTGGGCTCCACGGCGATGTCCAAGTTCCTCCTGCGCGGGGAGATCATCGAATGA
- a CDS encoding DUF2381 family protein: protein MRLLLPFQSALFVVLVASAALAGEREKCALRTVLLSEHPERDTHRIYVKGQVVTTLRFEALVDPGKTKMLGWEGRLEPLAVVRNKVILEPLHDLNDDEAIPMVVTLVDGTEVPFLLRPPRHEDWGWTDQQVDVFKNRESYAAMHAALRDALEKNETLTSENERFRKEETSEDHALAALLASGALEQTPFTLEEAFSGKDEDSNVRASVFRGKGKVAVVFKVKNLHAENPWSVQRVQLSTLPDGKERSVAVRSSVREIPPGGAGVVAIVADGSAFMDEGVLKDLSLEVYRQDGQRQAYVTLDHRLIAR from the coding sequence ATGCGCCTGCTCCTACCTTTCCAGTCCGCACTGTTTGTCGTCCTCGTGGCGTCAGCCGCCCTGGCAGGCGAACGAGAGAAGTGCGCGCTCCGCACCGTTCTGCTCTCGGAGCACCCCGAGCGCGACACCCACCGCATCTACGTGAAGGGGCAGGTCGTCACGACGCTCCGGTTCGAAGCGCTCGTCGACCCGGGCAAGACAAAGATGCTCGGTTGGGAAGGCCGGCTTGAGCCCTTGGCTGTCGTTCGTAACAAAGTCATCCTGGAGCCTCTCCACGACCTCAACGACGACGAAGCCATCCCCATGGTCGTGACGTTGGTGGATGGAACAGAAGTGCCGTTTCTCCTGAGGCCCCCGCGTCATGAGGACTGGGGTTGGACGGACCAGCAGGTGGACGTGTTCAAGAATCGCGAGAGCTATGCGGCCATGCACGCGGCCCTGCGCGACGCGCTCGAGAAGAACGAGACGCTGACCAGCGAGAATGAGCGTTTCCGAAAAGAAGAAACCTCCGAGGACCACGCCCTTGCCGCTCTGCTGGCCTCGGGTGCGCTCGAGCAGACGCCGTTCACTCTCGAGGAAGCGTTCTCGGGCAAGGACGAGGACTCAAACGTCCGGGCATCGGTGTTTCGAGGCAAAGGCAAAGTCGCCGTCGTCTTCAAGGTCAAGAACCTCCACGCGGAGAACCCGTGGAGCGTGCAGCGGGTCCAGCTCTCCACCCTGCCTGACGGCAAGGAGCGGTCCGTGGCTGTCCGCTCCTCCGTCCGAGAAATCCCACCCGGAGGCGCTGGAGTGGTCGCGATTGTCGCTGACGGAAGCGCGTTCATGGACGAAGGTGTCTTGAAAGACCTCTCTCTCGAGGTCTACCGCCAGGACGGCCAACGACAAGCATACGTCACGCTGGATCACCGGCTCATTGCGAGATAG
- the mnhG gene encoding monovalent cation/H(+) antiporter subunit G, whose amino-acid sequence MNTWAPAWVDALTALLVVVGALAALIGSFGVLRLRSFFQRVHAPTLGTTLGTWGFTLATAVQVSFERGQLYLHALLIAVFIALTVPVTTLFLMRAAVFRARLRGEEIPVPGADEPPRD is encoded by the coding sequence ATGAACACGTGGGCTCCGGCGTGGGTGGATGCGCTGACCGCGTTGCTCGTGGTGGTGGGCGCGCTGGCGGCACTGATTGGTTCGTTCGGGGTGCTGCGACTGAGGAGCTTCTTCCAGCGCGTCCACGCGCCCACCCTGGGCACGACGCTGGGAACCTGGGGCTTCACGCTCGCGACGGCGGTGCAGGTCTCCTTCGAACGTGGCCAGCTCTACCTTCATGCGCTGCTCATCGCGGTGTTCATCGCGCTCACCGTGCCGGTCACCACCCTGTTCCTGATGCGGGCCGCGGTGTTCCGGGCACGCCTTCGGGGCGAGGAGATTCCGGTGCCTGGCGCGGACGAACCACCCCGGGACTGA
- a CDS encoding monovalent cation/H+ antiporter subunit D, whose translation MKALVQDLMPHLMVVPILLPMLSAAVMLLMGEGKRPAKLVVGMSSALLGLAVSAALLAWVDEYGVVAYLPGNWPAPFGITLAVDRLSAGMLVLTWSLGACALCFAFTRWHRAGVHFHSIFQLQLMGLSGAFLTADVFNLFVFFEILLAASYGLLLHGSGRPRVRAGLHYVAVNLAASSLFLIGVSMIYGVTGTLNMAELSARLSEGNVANRHLIDAGAAILAVAFLAKAGIWPLNFWLVPAYASATPPVAGMFAVLTKVGIYALVRLWTLMFAGGPLAGFGADGLLVFGVVSAVLAALGMLASQRLAVQAAAGVMVSSGTLLAALGLGEQAVLGSAMFYLVGSTLASGVFFLLVDLVERWRAGATVVDEAPFLSATLETQEVNLDDAEEPLVALPFPASTALLGMAFIACALLTSGLPPLPTFLGKLGMLSAALGSSEGSGPFSARAWLFTGVLLGCGLLTLVALTRTGIRTFWSEMQREPPRVRAPEGLPVVALLTACGVLTLAAGPAMEFARATAQSLYDRRGYIDAVLGAEVRPSATASEAGR comes from the coding sequence ATGAAAGCGCTCGTTCAAGACCTGATGCCGCACCTGATGGTGGTTCCCATCCTCCTGCCCATGTTGAGCGCGGCGGTGATGCTCCTCATGGGCGAGGGGAAGCGTCCCGCCAAGCTGGTGGTGGGGATGAGCTCCGCGCTCCTGGGGCTCGCGGTCTCGGCGGCGCTCCTGGCGTGGGTGGACGAATACGGCGTCGTGGCCTACCTCCCCGGCAACTGGCCCGCGCCGTTCGGGATTACCCTCGCGGTGGATCGGCTGTCGGCGGGGATGTTGGTGCTGACCTGGAGCCTGGGCGCCTGCGCGCTCTGCTTCGCCTTCACGCGTTGGCACCGCGCGGGTGTTCACTTCCACTCGATCTTCCAGTTGCAGCTCATGGGGCTCTCCGGCGCGTTCCTGACGGCGGACGTCTTCAATCTCTTCGTCTTCTTCGAGATTTTGCTCGCCGCCTCGTACGGTCTGTTGCTGCATGGCTCCGGAAGGCCACGGGTCCGCGCGGGCTTGCACTACGTGGCGGTGAACCTCGCCGCCTCGTCCCTCTTCCTCATCGGCGTGTCGATGATCTACGGCGTCACGGGGACACTCAACATGGCGGAGCTCTCCGCGCGCCTGTCCGAGGGGAATGTGGCCAACCGGCACCTCATCGACGCGGGAGCGGCCATCCTCGCGGTGGCGTTCCTGGCCAAGGCGGGGATCTGGCCGCTCAACTTCTGGCTCGTTCCCGCCTATGCGTCGGCGACTCCGCCCGTGGCGGGGATGTTCGCGGTGCTCACGAAGGTCGGCATCTACGCCCTGGTGCGGCTCTGGACGTTGATGTTCGCCGGGGGGCCGCTGGCGGGGTTTGGCGCGGATGGTCTGCTCGTGTTCGGAGTGGTCTCCGCGGTGCTCGCGGCTCTGGGGATGCTCGCCTCGCAGCGGCTCGCGGTCCAGGCGGCGGCGGGGGTGATGGTCTCCTCCGGAACGCTCCTGGCCGCGCTCGGGCTGGGCGAGCAAGCCGTCCTCGGCTCCGCGATGTTCTACCTGGTGGGCTCCACGCTGGCCTCCGGTGTGTTCTTCCTGCTCGTCGACCTCGTCGAGCGTTGGCGCGCGGGCGCGACCGTCGTGGACGAGGCGCCCTTCTTGAGCGCGACGCTCGAAACGCAGGAGGTCAACCTCGACGACGCGGAGGAGCCGCTCGTCGCCCTGCCGTTCCCCGCCTCCACCGCATTGTTGGGCATGGCCTTCATCGCGTGCGCGCTGCTCACCTCCGGCTTGCCTCCCCTGCCCACCTTCCTCGGCAAGCTCGGCATGTTGTCGGCGGCGCTCGGGTCGAGCGAGGGGAGCGGGCCCTTCTCCGCCCGTGCCTGGTTGTTCACCGGCGTGCTCCTGGGTTGCGGCCTGCTCACCCTCGTCGCGCTCACGCGAACGGGAATCCGGACCTTCTGGTCGGAGATGCAGCGCGAGCCACCTCGGGTCCGCGCGCCGGAGGGACTACCCGTGGTGGCGCTCCTCACCGCGTGCGGAGTGCTGACGCTCGCGGCGGGACCCGCGATGGAGTTCGCGCGCGCAACGGCCCAGTCCCTCTATGACCGCCGCGGGTACATCGACGCGGTGCTCGGAGCCGAGGTGCGGCCGTCCGCCACGGCGTCGGAGGCAGGGCGATGA
- a CDS encoding AAA family ATPase, giving the protein MEGAMYVRSLTIQNLRSFESVELPLCHPGDGAPPAPTGVPYLDNVTLLLGSNGSGKTSVLRAVALSTLAPVLAMGSGYVPYALVRRVKGRPTEARVKAHVVLHEQDGLGEGTDEEIAATLVASPRGYTDRFLIEDKPPSWHIRLWDEESPAFLVLGYGATRRVETGAGSVEGRAKERILRYRRVAGLFEEHMTLMPLAAWLPQVARKDKKRHQEIVNLMNELLPEGTKMLGKWDDREDPESLFQRGGSVLPFPALSDGYRAFLCWVGDVLYHLHLICKKGQRLVDMRGVVLVDEVDLHLHPEWQRHLVPSLSRAFPRLQFVLTSHSPLVVSTLSSQNVLLLEERERAGGVTATEVMRPGEELYGLSADQILTSQSFGLESSRDERFFERLKDVADKAREGGAEDALRFMRMVAGGAVAEDAPVSELSSRELLVLRGHESRVAEVAWDPTGRRLASASWDKTVRVWDGETGRELSVLQGHEDAVVCVAWDPTGRRLASASWDKTVRVWDGETGRELLVLRGHGDKVIGVAWDPTGRRLASASWDKTVRVWDGETGQELSVLRGHEDAVVCVAWDPTGRRLASASLDKMVRVWDGETGRELSVLRGHEDVVVGLAWDPTGRRVASASLDKMVRVWDGETGRELSVLRGHEDKVIGVAWDPTGRRVVSASWDKTVRVWDGEMGRELSALRGHEDDVIGVAWDSTGLRGASASGDSMVRVWEISSKPGVLKPQKQPAKESSVRKPISRTSTKSAKVKRKASRRPVRK; this is encoded by the coding sequence GTGGAGGGCGCCATGTACGTCCGTTCGCTGACCATCCAGAACCTTCGCAGCTTCGAGTCGGTGGAACTGCCGCTGTGCCATCCGGGCGATGGGGCCCCACCCGCCCCCACGGGCGTGCCGTACCTGGACAACGTCACGTTGCTGCTGGGTAGCAACGGGTCGGGCAAAACGAGTGTGCTCCGGGCCGTGGCGCTGAGTACCCTCGCGCCCGTCCTCGCCATGGGGTCGGGCTACGTCCCCTATGCGCTGGTCCGGAGGGTCAAGGGTCGTCCCACCGAAGCGCGGGTGAAGGCCCACGTCGTCCTGCATGAGCAGGATGGACTGGGGGAGGGGACGGATGAGGAGATCGCGGCCACCCTCGTGGCCTCACCCCGTGGGTACACGGATCGCTTCCTGATCGAGGACAAGCCGCCGTCCTGGCACATCCGTCTCTGGGACGAAGAGTCCCCTGCCTTCCTGGTGCTGGGCTATGGCGCGACGCGCCGGGTGGAGACGGGAGCGGGCAGCGTGGAGGGCCGCGCCAAGGAGCGGATCCTTCGCTACCGCCGGGTGGCGGGGCTCTTCGAGGAGCACATGACGCTCATGCCCCTGGCCGCCTGGTTGCCGCAGGTGGCGCGCAAGGACAAGAAGCGGCACCAGGAGATCGTGAACTTGATGAACGAGCTCCTCCCCGAGGGCACGAAGATGCTCGGGAAGTGGGATGACCGCGAGGACCCGGAGAGCCTGTTTCAACGGGGCGGTTCCGTATTGCCTTTCCCCGCGCTCTCCGATGGTTACCGGGCCTTCCTTTGTTGGGTCGGGGATGTGCTGTACCACCTTCATCTGATTTGCAAGAAAGGTCAGCGGCTGGTGGATATGCGAGGGGTTGTGCTCGTGGATGAGGTGGATCTGCACCTTCATCCGGAGTGGCAGCGCCACCTGGTTCCCAGTCTGTCGCGTGCGTTTCCTCGGCTCCAATTCGTCCTGACTTCGCACAGTCCGCTCGTCGTGAGCACACTCTCCTCCCAGAACGTGCTCCTGCTGGAAGAGCGCGAACGGGCAGGTGGTGTGACGGCCACGGAGGTGATGCGACCCGGCGAGGAACTCTACGGCTTGAGCGCGGATCAGATCCTCACGAGCCAGTCTTTCGGGCTTGAGTCCTCACGGGACGAGCGCTTCTTCGAACGGCTCAAGGATGTGGCCGACAAGGCCCGTGAGGGGGGAGCGGAGGACGCACTGCGCTTCATGCGGATGGTCGCGGGTGGAGCTGTGGCGGAGGATGCCCCGGTGTCTGAACTCTCAAGCCGCGAACTGCTGGTTCTGCGAGGCCATGAATCTAGGGTAGCTGAGGTGGCGTGGGACCCAACAGGTCGCAGGTTGGCCAGTGCCTCCTGGGACAAGACGGTGCGGGTATGGGATGGGGAAACGGGCCGGGAGTTGTCGGTCCTGCAAGGTCATGAGGACGCTGTGGTTTGCGTGGCGTGGGACCCAACAGGTCGCAGGTTGGCCAGTGCCTCCTGGGACAAGACGGTGCGGGTGTGGGACGGGGAGACGGGCCGGGAGTTGTTGGTTTTGCGAGGCCATGGGGACAAAGTGATTGGTGTGGCGTGGGACCCAACAGGTCGCAGGTTGGCCAGTGCCTCCTGGGACAAGACGGTGCGGGTGTGGGACGGGGAAACGGGCCAGGAGTTGTCGGTCCTGCGAGGCCATGAGGACGCTGTGGTTTGCGTGGCGTGGGACCCAACAGGTCGCAGGTTGGCCAGTGCCTCCTTGGACAAGATGGTGCGGGTGTGGGATGGGGAAACGGGCCGGGAGTTGTCGGTCCTGCGAGGCCATGAGGACGTGGTGGTTGGCTTGGCGTGGGACCCAACAGGCCGCAGGGTGGCCAGTGCCTCCTTGGATAAGATGGTGCGGGTGTGGGATGGGGAAACGGGCCGGGAGTTGTCGGTCCTGCGAGGCCATGAGGACAAAGTGATTGGTGTGGCGTGGGACCCAACAGGCCGTAGGGTGGTCAGTGCCTCCTGGGACAAGACGGTGCGGGTGTGGGACGGGGAAATGGGCCGGGAGTTGTCGGCCCTGCGAGGCCATGAGGATGATGTGATTGGCGTGGCGTGGGACTCAACAGGTCTCAGGGGGGCGAGTGCCTCTGGCGACAGTATGGTACGAGTATGGGAGATCAGCTCGAAACCAGGAGTTCTCAAGCCGCAAAAGCAACCTGCAAAAGAATCGTCCGTGAGAAAGCCTATCTCAAGAACGTCGACGAAGAGCGCGAAAGTCAAACGCAAGGCTTCTCGTCGACCGGTCCGGAAGTGA
- a CDS encoding Na+/H+ antiporter subunit C yields MEVVLAIAIGILTGSGVWLLLRPRTFQLVVGLSLLSYAVNLFIFSIGGLVIDKEPILVDGVPRDLAHYTDPVPQALVLTAIVISFAMTALLLVITLASRGMTGTDHVDGNEA; encoded by the coding sequence ATGGAGGTGGTGCTCGCGATCGCTATCGGCATCTTGACCGGCTCGGGCGTCTGGCTCCTTCTCCGGCCCCGCACGTTCCAGCTGGTCGTTGGCCTGTCGCTCCTCTCCTACGCGGTCAACCTCTTCATCTTCAGCATCGGCGGTCTGGTCATCGACAAGGAGCCCATCCTCGTGGACGGCGTCCCGCGGGACCTCGCCCACTACACGGATCCGGTACCTCAGGCGCTCGTGCTGACCGCCATCGTCATCAGCTTCGCGATGACGGCCCTGCTCCTGGTCATCACCCTGGCCTCGCGCGGGATGACCGGGACCGACCACGTGGACGGCAACGAAGCATGA
- a CDS encoding 2'-5' RNA ligase family protein — protein MANPAWTHRTAVVFIPPAEVWPPIQAIRRVHDRQVQRWMPHVTLLYPFAPRYELPKLLPALEAACAWLSPFEVTLASFRVFQHRSDRSTLWLAPEPREAFARVQATLQAAAPEYSHTSRFSSGFTPHLSVGQSASAEQVAALQARLSETWTPLVFQATEICLIAREGNGPFEVIRTLRFGAARRD, from the coding sequence ATGGCCAATCCAGCCTGGACCCATCGCACGGCGGTCGTGTTCATTCCTCCCGCCGAGGTCTGGCCGCCCATCCAGGCGATCCGCCGTGTGCATGATCGCCAGGTCCAGCGCTGGATGCCCCATGTCACCTTGCTCTACCCCTTCGCACCCCGCTACGAACTGCCCAAGCTGCTCCCCGCGCTCGAAGCCGCCTGCGCCTGGCTGAGCCCCTTCGAGGTGACCCTCGCCTCGTTCCGCGTCTTTCAGCACCGCTCCGATCGCAGCACCCTCTGGCTCGCTCCCGAGCCTCGCGAAGCCTTCGCCCGCGTCCAGGCCACGCTCCAGGCCGCCGCCCCGGAGTACTCCCATACTTCGCGCTTCTCGAGCGGATTCACACCGCACCTCAGCGTGGGCCAGTCCGCAAGCGCCGAGCAGGTCGCGGCGCTCCAGGCGCGGTTGAGCGAGACGTGGACCCCGCTTGTGTTCCAAGCAACGGAGATCTGCCTCATCGCGCGTGAGGGAAATGGACCCTTCGAGGTCATCCGCACCCTACGGTTCGGCGCTGCACGGCGGGACTGA
- a CDS encoding DUF1330 domain-containing protein — translation MPAYVMIDITVKDAETYERYKQLAPPTIAAYGGRYLARGGATETLEGTWSPTRIALLEFPTVERAREWWNSPEYAPAKAMRQASSSTDLLLVEGLPPGMDPASKK, via the coding sequence ATGCCTGCTTATGTGATGATCGACATCACCGTGAAGGACGCGGAGACCTACGAGCGCTACAAGCAGCTCGCGCCGCCAACGATCGCCGCCTATGGAGGCCGATATCTGGCGCGTGGGGGCGCGACGGAGACGCTCGAGGGCACGTGGAGCCCGACGCGGATCGCCCTCCTCGAGTTCCCCACCGTGGAACGGGCCCGGGAGTGGTGGAACTCTCCCGAGTACGCCCCCGCCAAGGCGATGCGTCAGGCGAGCAGCTCCACGGACCTGCTGCTCGTGGAGGGATTGCCTCCGGGGATGGATCCCGCCAGCAAGAAGTAG
- a CDS encoding Na+/H+ antiporter subunit E: MRRLLPSPALSVALLLLWILLMQSLSAGTLVLGAALAVFWPAVTLGLRPTPVRLRRPLVMVRLFCRVVLAMLRSNAEVAWMILTRRSRGIRSGFVLIPLELRDPNGLAVLAMIVTFIPGTVWAQLSADNRVLLLHVLAMQSDAELVAFIKQHYERPLREIFE; encoded by the coding sequence ATGAGGAGGCTGCTGCCTTCCCCCGCGCTCTCGGTGGCGCTGCTCCTGCTGTGGATCCTGCTCATGCAGTCGTTGAGCGCGGGGACGCTGGTGCTGGGCGCCGCCCTGGCGGTGTTCTGGCCCGCGGTGACCCTCGGGCTCAGGCCCACCCCCGTGCGGTTGCGCAGGCCCCTCGTCATGGTCCGCCTGTTCTGCCGGGTGGTGCTCGCGATGCTCCGGTCGAACGCCGAGGTGGCGTGGATGATTCTCACACGGCGCTCGCGCGGCATCCGCTCCGGCTTCGTTCTCATTCCGCTCGAGCTGAGGGATCCGAACGGATTGGCCGTGCTGGCGATGATCGTCACGTTCATTCCGGGCACCGTCTGGGCGCAGTTGTCGGCGGACAATCGCGTCCTGCTCCTGCACGTGCTCGCCATGCAGAGCGATGCGGAACTGGTGGCTTTCATCAAGCAGCACTACGAGCGTCCGCTCCGGGAGATTTTCGAATGA